One region of Drosophila kikkawai strain 14028-0561.14 chromosome 2R, DkikHiC1v2, whole genome shotgun sequence genomic DNA includes:
- the Ir47a gene encoding uncharacterized protein Ir47a, with amino-acid sequence MMKFIILLWFVVSSGAVASLEQPQFLKDFLDSVHRERSIPTLLLMQRKHSVDRFQQLYPLAWPTIRLDETQSIQLVNFHSRQTLALVYMDSPEDSSLLSALAANFNHMRTARIVIWLQVRATTKLLEIITRQAAEHKFLSVLIIEKAERFLRLYPFPQPSFQVLEKPFMEKKIFPKLWLNFKGKKALTLPDLVPPRSYVHTDQRTGRQRYSGYMYHLLRTFAHTYNITLQLQRPLRGNESVPLWQILNGTARGEIDLPMTGQLMNFIDPELSRINCFLGMTALTIVVPCGKELSVEERLYLVYGIGSPLTFLTSYILLSAVEAIFRRLYNIIQRNSNRVHLLGVVLNLRILRCLLAMSIPRGNRYRSAKGLLIMVMTLSGLINSTITNARYSTVMTMFPQYNHIRNFQQLRESNLTVVFNFLNLWKIREKMDQEFFAKMLPNVMVVHSAEQIRMIATLNTSYAYQIYSYPKDPFSMLQKRSSRKALCSSSQLDIVSGLSYGAVLQQNSVYALALRDFASYIWDVGLNLHWVTTSIWEYFSPNQLPPETGGTPLQLRDFKIIFYLLFIGYALGSCALMAEVFLGRRRINNQA; translated from the coding sequence ATGATGAAATTTATCATCCTTCTGTGGTTTGTGGTCAGCAGTGGGGCAGTGGCCTCCTTGGAGCAACCACAGTTCCTCAAGGACTTTCTCGACTCAGTGCACAGAGAACGATCGATTCCCACTCTTCTTCTGATGCAAAGAAAGCACAGCGTTGACCGTTTCCAGCAGCTATATCCACTGGCATGGCCCACAATTCGTTTGGATGAGACCCAGAGCATCCAGTTGGTCAACTTTCACAGTAGGCAGACTCTGGCCCTGGTCTATATGGACTCACCTGAGGATAGCTCCTTACTCTCCGCCCTGGCTGCCAACTTCAATCACATGAGAACGGCCAGAATTGTGATTTGGCTGCAGGTCAGGGCTACTACGAAGCTCCTTGAGATCATTACACGTCAGGCAGCTGAGCACAAGTTTCTCAGTGTTTTGATAATAGAAAAAGCTGAACGTTTCCTTAGACTATATCCATTTCCCCAGCCCAGCTTTCAAGTGCTAGAGAAGCCCTTCATGGAGAAGAAAATCTTTCCCAAGCTGTGGCTCAActttaaaggaaaaaaagcCCTGACATTGCCCGACTTGGTGCCGCCGCGAAGTTATGTTCACACAGATCAACGAACGGGACGCCAGCGGTACTCTGGCTACATGTATCATCTACTGAGGACCTTTGCCCACACGTACAATATCACCTTGCAGCTGCAGAGACCCTTGAGGGGCAATGAATCCGTGCCCCTATGGCAAATCTTGAATGGAACGGCTCGGGGAGAAATCGATCTGCCCATGACTGGACAACTGATGAACTTCATAGATCCGGAACTAAGTAGAATCAATTGCTTCCTCGGCATGACTGCCCTTACAATCGTAGTGCCCTGCGGCAAGGAGCTATCGGTGGAAGAACGGCTTTATCTCGTCTACGGAATAGGATCACCCTTGACCTTTCTGACTTCGTACATTCTACTCAGTGCTGTAGAGGCTATTTTCCGAAGATTATACAATATAATTCAGAGAAATTCCAACAGAGTGCACCTCCTAGGTGTAGTATTAAATCTGCGAATATTGCGCTGCCTTTTGGCAATGTCCATTCCCCGTGGAAATCGATACAGATCCGCCAAGGGCCTCCTAATCATGGTGATGACTTTGTCAGGGCTCATCAATTCAACCATAACGAATGCTCGATATAGCACTGTCATGACCATGTTTCCCCAGTACAATCACATTCGCAACTTTCAGCAGCTGCGCGAGAGCAACTTAACCGTGGTCTTCAACTTTCTCAACTTGTGGAAGATCAGGGAGAAAATGGATCAGGAGTTCTTTGCCAAGATGCTGCCGAATGTCATGGTTGTGCATAGCGCTGAGCAAATCCGTATGATCGCCACGCTGAATACGAGCTACGCCTATCAGATATACTCCTACCCCAAGGATCCCTTCTCGATGCTGCAGAAGCGCTCCAGCCGGAAGGCCCTGTGCAGCTCCTCGCAACTGGATATAGTCTCTGGATTGTCGTACGGAGCTGTACTGCAGCAGAACTCCGTTTACGCCTTGGCCCTGCGGGACTTTGCCTCGTACATCTGGGATGTGGGTCTGAATCTCCATTGGGTAACCACATCGATTTGGGAATATTTTTCACCCAACCAATTGCCGCCAGAGACAGGCGGTACTCCTTTGCAACTcagagattttaaaataatattttacctTCTGTTTATCGGTTATGCACTGGGATCTTGCGCTTTGATGGCTGAAGTGTTTTTGGGCAGGAGGAGGATCAACAATCAGGCTTAA